One stretch of Harmonia axyridis chromosome 1, icHarAxyr1.1, whole genome shotgun sequence DNA includes these proteins:
- the LOC123671320 gene encoding enolase-phosphatase E1-like: MSETKKCISTLDMEKVSAILLDVAGTTTAISFVKETLYPFIIKNAEEFLKNSWENEDVKKAISQFEEKDLDITKATEVIKNLTEKDDSNSGLKIIQGMLLKKGYESGELKGNLFDDVLKFFQSWSSSKKFAIFSSGSVESQQLLFKNSSEGDLTSHIKKFFDTSLGSKTDSETYKKIAKELEVTPVDILFLTDDVKEAEAAKSADVNVVLVEREGNAPLTEEAKTNFTIVNSFADITVEKMKRKLEEASAEEPPTKMAKIEINAAEDKVEKSSEIKETEEKKETETIEEAMEVDEQPIAEKVEEEKVPIEEVKSEVEKPVQGDKKEETETIESKTEETKQAEPEAMEVDSKDSEVKKDDAKTEETSTAIEEPSTATKEPSTATEEPSTATEEPSTATEEPSSAAEEPSTATEQKQNAEEQTNKAESEIGTQTKCAATNECETQTTISIAAVDELPIKDVQDKLMATESGKTEEPIEVDKVKKDEEKKIEPMEENDSGKVEKTDEEKSNTEEKVQIQIENGTAEVKEVQAESEDGVEKIEEKSEKEKEDVKENTDDIKANGTCEKDDESKVEKEVIADKKENGDDKKESVSQENGDATSKENGDNASQENGDVPSQENGVKDKVIEPVEKENKSQLANGKESEVSNGEANEPTNGTLEQNEEEIKVKKIGDNVESAAVSVEA, from the exons GAAACACTTTATCCTTTCATAATTAAAAATGCTGAAGAATTCCTGAAAAATAGCTGGGAAAATGAAGATGTTAAAAAAGCCATCAGCCAATTCGAGGAAAAGGATCTGGATATAACAAAGGCTACAGAAGTAATCAAGAATTTGACAGAAAAAGATGACTCTAACAGTGGcctgaaaattattcaaggaatgtTGTTGAAGAAGGGCTATGAAAGTGGAGAATTGAAGGGAAA TCTTTTCGATGATGTGCTAAAGTTTTTCCAATCTTGGTCCTCATCCAAGAAGTTTGCTATCTTTTCGTCTGGCAGTGTGGAATCACAACAGCTTTTATTCAAGAATAGTTCGGAAGGAGATCTCACATCTCATATCAAGAAATTTTTCGACACATCACTGGGATCTAAAACTGATTCTGAAACttacaaaaaaattgcaaaagaaTTAGAAGTCACACCTGTTGATATTTTATTCTTGACTGATGATGTAAAAG AGGCTGAAGCTGCTAAATCTGCAGATGTTAATGTTGTTCTTGTCGAACGAGAGGGAAATGCTCCATTAACAGAAGAAGCCAAAACTAACTTTACAATTGTAAATTCGTTTGCGGACATCAcagttgaaaaaatgaaaagaaaacttGAAGAAGCTTCAGCTGAG GAACCTCCGACCAAAATGGCCAAAATTGAGATAAATGCTGCTGAAGATAAGGTTGAGAAGAGTAGCGAAATCAAGGAGACAGAAGAAAAGAAAGAGACTGAAACTATTGAAGAGGCAATGGAAGTTGATGAACAACCTATTGCAGAAAAAG TTGAAGAAGAAAAGGTTCCTATTGAAGAGGTCAAGTCTGAAGTTGAAAAGCCTGTACAAGGAGACAAAAAAGAAGAAACAGAAACAATTGAATCGAAAACGGAAGAAACTAAACAAGCTGAGCCTGAAGCAATGGAGGTTGATTCCAAAGACAGTGAAGTGAAAAAAGATGACGCAAAAACAGAAGAAACTAGTACTGCCATAGAAGAACCAAGCACAGCCACAAAAGAACCATCCACAGCTACAGAAGAACCATCTACAGCTACAGAAGAACCATCCACAGCCACAGAAGAACCAAGTTCAGCTGCAGAAGAACCAAGTACAGCCACAGAACAAAAACAAAATGCTGAAGAGCAAACAAATAAAGCTGAATCTGAAATAGGTACACAAACTAAATGCGCTGCAACTAATGAATGTGAAACTCAAACTACAatttcaattgctgctgttgaTGAATTACCAATCAAAGACGTTCAAGATAAGTTGATGGCTACAGAATCAGGAAAAACTGAAGAACCTATTGAAGTCGATAAGGTGAAAAaagatgaagagaaaaaaattgaaccaaTGGAAGAAAATGATTCAGGTAAAGTAGAGAAAACCGATGAGGAAAAATCAAATACAGAAGAAAAAGTCCAAATCCAAATTGAAAATGGTACAGCGGAGGTGAAAGAAGTTCAAGCAGAAAGTGAAGATGGAGttgagaaaattgaagaaaaaagtgaaaaagaaAAGGAAGATGTCAAAGAAAATACTGATGATATTAAGGCAAATGGTACATGTGAAAAAGATGATGAAAGTAAAGTTGAAAAAGAAGTTATTGCAGATAAGAAAGAGAATGGTGATGATAAAAAAGAAAGTGTCTCTCAAGAAAATGGAGATGCCACATCTAAAGAAAATGGTGATAATGCATCTCAAGAAAATGGAGATGTTCCATCTCAAGAAAATGGTGTGAAAGATAAAGTAATTGAACCagttgaaaaagaaaataaaagtcAGCTGGCAAATGGTAAGGAAAGTGAAGTTTCTAATGGTGAAGCTAATGAACCAACAAATGGTACATTAgaacaaaatgaagaagaaataaaagtaaaaaaaattggagaTAATGTTGAAAGTGCAGCTGTTAGTGTTGAAGCTTGA